The Streptomyces sp. P9-A4 genome contains a region encoding:
- a CDS encoding cellulase family glycosylhydrolase: MLRTTLVAGALAASLLAPTAAARAEAGGDTIPVITDEYGRTLTLRGWNLTDKTNSGDAALSGITEKHIRDMRAKGFNLARLVVLWDDLEPRPGQYSQGYLRKIGRVLDWAEKYDVKVLIDAHQDVFGPAFGSRGIPAWATRTDGLPFTPNPDDWFSQYFEPAVQRAFTHLYEDEDLQRAQARMWRVLADRFKDHPAVIGYDLINEPMGELREGEDLATAARRIERDQLTPMYNRIADAVRSVDRSHWIFVEPTPIVGEGVPTGLGRIDDPKIVYAPHFYNSGMEAGTDYDPAARWLENYEEAVTLYPKEYKVPVVVGEWGPLNNSLPNMNRFYREAMASLGRYSSGWAGWAWCYGGGYCAVDAAGAFRVNKELTAEPYAEAVAGTVRSTTYDPGAGVYRLSYDSAGRRGPRVTELSLPPGDWRVTARGGALVLRKSPGRAWVLAAPGARVTVTVTRG; this comes from the coding sequence TTGTTGCGAACCACCCTCGTGGCCGGCGCCCTCGCCGCCTCGCTGCTCGCCCCGACCGCCGCCGCCCGTGCGGAGGCCGGCGGCGACACGATCCCCGTCATCACCGACGAGTACGGCCGCACCCTCACCCTGCGCGGCTGGAACCTCACCGACAAGACGAACAGCGGCGACGCCGCCCTCTCCGGGATCACCGAGAAGCACATCCGCGACATGCGGGCGAAGGGCTTCAACCTCGCCCGCCTCGTCGTCCTCTGGGACGACCTGGAGCCCCGGCCGGGCCAGTACAGCCAGGGCTATCTGCGGAAGATCGGGCGCGTCCTGGACTGGGCCGAGAAGTACGACGTCAAGGTCCTCATCGACGCCCACCAGGACGTCTTCGGGCCCGCGTTCGGCAGCCGGGGCATACCCGCGTGGGCGACCAGGACCGACGGGCTGCCCTTCACCCCCAACCCGGACGACTGGTTCTCCCAGTACTTCGAGCCCGCCGTCCAGCGGGCCTTCACCCATCTCTACGAGGACGAGGACCTGCAGCGCGCCCAGGCCCGGATGTGGCGGGTGCTCGCCGACCGCTTCAAGGACCACCCGGCCGTCATCGGCTACGACCTGATCAACGAGCCGATGGGCGAGCTGCGGGAGGGCGAGGACCTCGCGACGGCCGCCCGGCGCATCGAACGCGACCAGCTCACCCCGATGTACAACCGGATCGCGGACGCGGTCCGTTCGGTCGACCGGTCCCACTGGATCTTCGTCGAACCGACCCCGATCGTCGGCGAGGGCGTGCCCACCGGACTCGGCCGGATCGACGACCCGAAGATCGTCTACGCCCCCCACTTCTACAACTCCGGCATGGAGGCGGGCACCGACTACGACCCCGCCGCCCGCTGGCTCGAGAACTACGAGGAGGCCGTCACTCTGTACCCCAAGGAGTACAAGGTCCCCGTGGTGGTGGGGGAGTGGGGTCCGCTCAACAACTCCCTGCCGAACATGAACCGCTTCTACCGTGAGGCCATGGCCTCCCTCGGCCGCTACAGCTCCGGCTGGGCGGGGTGGGCGTGGTGCTACGGCGGCGGCTACTGCGCGGTGGACGCCGCCGGCGCCTTCCGTGTCAACAAGGAGCTGACCGCCGAGCCGTACGCGGAGGCGGTCGCGGGCACGGTCCGCTCCACCACGTACGACCCGGGGGCCGGGGTCTACCGCCTCTCGTACGACTCCGCCGGGCGCCGCGGCCCCCGGGTCACCGAACTCTCCCTGCCGCCCGGCGACTGGCGGGTGACGGCGCGGGGCGGCGCGCTCGTCCTCCGCAAGTCCCCGGGCAGGGCGTGGGTCCTCGCGGCCCCGGGAGCGAGGGTGACGGTCACGGTCACCCGGGGCTGA
- a CDS encoding PadR family transcriptional regulator, giving the protein MPPVFAHGRLRLYLLKLLDEAPRHGYEVIRLLEERFQGLYAPSAGTVYPRLAKLEAEGLVTHASEGGRKVYSITDAGRAELAGRADELDDLEREIRESVSELAAEIRDDVRGAAGRVRSEMRAEAGRTRASESSSFADAKEELRRVGQEWKEQARQARAEAKSARHRANEFQRVAQQVQDEVQDRFSRGDWPKGVWEGLSDITAQLGGLVAGTTHPKAAAAQESPFAKAPEWARDTEGSGDPARDLDRLLDRFRDEIRDAARDHGVSQDQLTETREQLSAAALHITGLLRSRPRT; this is encoded by the coding sequence ATGCCGCCCGTCTTCGCGCACGGCCGCCTCCGCCTGTATCTGCTCAAGCTGCTTGACGAGGCCCCGCGCCACGGCTACGAGGTGATCCGCCTCCTGGAGGAGCGCTTCCAGGGGCTGTACGCACCCTCGGCCGGCACGGTCTACCCGCGACTGGCCAAACTGGAGGCCGAGGGCCTCGTCACCCACGCCAGCGAGGGTGGCCGGAAGGTCTACTCGATCACCGACGCGGGCCGCGCCGAACTGGCCGGGCGCGCGGACGAACTGGACGACCTGGAGCGCGAGATCCGCGAGTCGGTCTCGGAGCTCGCCGCGGAGATCCGCGACGACGTGCGCGGGGCGGCCGGCCGGGTGCGCAGCGAGATGCGCGCGGAGGCGGGGCGGACCCGCGCCTCGGAGTCCTCCTCGTTCGCCGACGCCAAGGAGGAGCTGCGCCGGGTCGGCCAGGAGTGGAAGGAGCAGGCCCGGCAGGCCCGCGCCGAGGCGAAGTCGGCCCGCCACCGGGCGAACGAGTTCCAGCGGGTCGCCCAGCAGGTGCAGGACGAGGTGCAGGACCGCTTCTCGCGGGGCGACTGGCCGAAGGGCGTCTGGGAGGGCCTCTCCGACATCACGGCGCAGCTCGGCGGTCTCGTGGCGGGCACCACCCACCCGAAGGCCGCCGCCGCCCAGGAGTCGCCGTTCGCCAAGGCGCCGGAGTGGGCCCGGGACACGGAGGGCTCCGGTGACCCGGCCCGCGATCTGGACCGCCTGCTCGACCGCTTCCGCGACGAGATCAGGGACGCGGCCCGCGACCACGGAGTGAGCCAGGACCAACTGACCGAGACCCGAGAGCAGTTGTCGGCGGCGGCACTCCACATCACGGGACTGCTGAGGTCCCGGCCGAGAACGTAG
- a CDS encoding DUF4097 family beta strand repeat-containing protein, with translation MTEWSVSEPTKLTPAEPVTRLRVRIVNGTVNVVGTDESSARVEISEIEGPPLIVSQDGSTLTVSYEDLQWKSVLKWLDRKEYRRRAVVSVAVPAGVDVEVGVVGAEAVVTGIKGRTEVRGVTGGTTLLRLSGPVRAETVSGSLEAQSVTGALRFSSVTGDVTVIEGAGASVKAETVSGDMVIDLDPAELDGPPADIRLSSVSGEVAIRLPHPADAQVEASTTSGSVSNAFEDLRVSGQWGAKSVTGTLGSGRGTLKATTVSGSIALLRRPEPDEDTGSTPSATPTASGKVL, from the coding sequence ATGACAGAGTGGTCCGTCAGCGAGCCGACGAAGCTGACACCGGCTGAGCCCGTGACCCGGCTGCGGGTCCGCATCGTCAACGGCACGGTGAACGTGGTGGGGACCGACGAGAGTTCCGCCCGGGTGGAGATCTCCGAGATCGAGGGCCCGCCGCTGATCGTGTCGCAGGACGGCTCCACCCTGACCGTGAGCTACGAGGACCTGCAGTGGAAGAGCGTCCTCAAGTGGCTCGACCGCAAGGAGTACCGCCGCCGGGCCGTCGTCTCCGTCGCCGTCCCCGCGGGCGTCGACGTCGAGGTGGGAGTGGTCGGAGCCGAGGCCGTGGTGACCGGGATCAAGGGGCGTACGGAGGTGCGCGGCGTCACCGGCGGCACCACCCTCCTCCGGCTCTCCGGCCCGGTCCGCGCCGAGACGGTCTCGGGCAGCCTGGAGGCCCAGTCGGTGACCGGCGCCCTGCGGTTCAGCTCCGTGACCGGTGACGTGACGGTGATCGAGGGCGCGGGCGCCTCCGTGAAGGCCGAGACGGTCAGCGGTGACATGGTCATCGACCTCGACCCTGCCGAGCTCGACGGGCCGCCCGCCGACATCCGGCTCTCCAGCGTCTCCGGCGAGGTCGCCATCCGGCTCCCCCACCCCGCCGACGCGCAGGTGGAGGCGAGCACCACCAGCGGCTCCGTGTCGAACGCCTTCGAGGATCTGCGGGTGAGCGGCCAGTGGGGCGCCAAGTCCGTGACCGGCACCCTCGGTTCCGGCCGGGGCACCCTCAAGGCGACCACCGTCTCCGGCTCCATCGCCCTGCTCCGCCGCCCCGAGCCGGACGAGGACACCGGCTCGACCCCCTCCGCCACCCCCACCGCGTCCGGAAAGGTGCTCTGA
- a CDS encoding DUF6104 family protein, translating into MYFTDRGIEELEKRRGEEEVTFEWLAEQLRTFVDLNPDFEVPVERLATWLARLDDDEDDDE; encoded by the coding sequence ATGTACTTCACCGACCGTGGCATCGAGGAACTGGAGAAGCGGCGAGGCGAGGAGGAGGTCACCTTCGAGTGGCTCGCCGAGCAGCTGCGGACGTTCGTCGACCTGAACCCCGACTTCGAGGTGCCTGTCGAGCGCCTCGCGACCTGGCTGGCCCGTCTGGACGACGACGAGGACGACGACGAGTAG
- a CDS encoding CU044_2847 family protein, which produces MTHGIARVRLDDGTHVWARVSDVQELGRGGGFTDTGVRDRVVSMAGGLTDVVRGVVGSLRAGLDPQGPVEVAVSFGIELSAQSGKVIGVLADGSGKASVNVSLTWTEEGRDRAPAQAPAPSDAPPQAPAPSDAPAPAHVRVPPAPTVPPARSEAVPPAPATPPATPPATPPATPPATPPATPPATPPAPSEPPSAPPAPAAEAPESASDGRPAADGAV; this is translated from the coding sequence GTGACGCACGGGATCGCTCGGGTTCGGCTGGACGACGGCACGCACGTGTGGGCCCGGGTCAGTGACGTGCAGGAGCTGGGCAGGGGAGGCGGGTTCACGGACACCGGCGTCAGAGACCGGGTGGTCTCGATGGCCGGCGGGCTCACGGACGTGGTGCGCGGGGTGGTCGGCTCGCTGCGCGCCGGACTCGACCCGCAGGGCCCGGTGGAGGTGGCCGTCAGCTTCGGTATCGAACTGTCGGCGCAGTCCGGCAAGGTCATCGGGGTCCTCGCGGACGGCTCGGGCAAGGCCTCCGTGAACGTCTCGCTGACCTGGACCGAGGAGGGCCGGGACCGGGCGCCCGCGCAGGCACCCGCACCCTCCGATGCACCCCCGCAGGCACCCGCACCCTCCGATGCACCCGCGCCCGCGCACGTGCGCGTGCCTCCCGCGCCGACCGTCCCACCGGCCCGCTCCGAGGCCGTTCCCCCGGCACCGGCCACCCCTCCGGCCACCCCTCCGGCCACCCCTCCGGCCACCCCTCCGGCCACCCCTCCGGCCACCCCTCCGGCCACCCCTCCGGCCCCGTCCGAGCCGCCGTCCGCGCCCCCGGCCCCCGCCGCCGAAGCCCCGGAAAGCGCCTCCGACGGGCGTCCGGCGGCCGATGGCGCCGTATGA
- a CDS encoding VMAP-C domain-containing protein, with translation MSAFDALVRPALVRIAAPDGGYDHDGDRYWGTGFFIAPGWVLTCAHVVAEGGSAVWRSEPAVGVIWEDGPTTRRTTGTVVLALPLPDKPDAPPDRWPFPDLALIRVPGTQKASCVRLSERPPVLPASVGLHGWSRETGELGVRHVHGTLNGSDGKALVTDGVMPVEGCSGGPVVDDGQGVVVGLNKGRGPDGGAVVPVTALRRLHDLPGGEAMAEALRAHDRYHLLSYHSFDERPDWTRAQGKLPASPGPSPGVRTQLYGHFAELPAPTAPGEILDLIDQVKAWIRDDDLPDALEQDPRTWSEGAGLLRGLRAPRRDGVRDLELDAVLLYAAHVVRHVGGRYGPRADIAGLTHWIVDKAGDADRFLRREIDQLVSPGRPAPLSVREPRARADVLLKIDKPVYGRRYPWQVKLLLDGHTVSPLHCDDRGVERSRLRETLREPLADALRRGDSGPHLAAVEAVLPLELFDEPLDTWRLEPPQGPDEAWGTNLGQRRIVVIRDVRRHDLEPAPEWRERWEAGECGPLHAAALRAEVPGAGPDAHTARVRRETWAETYDRLRDAEGGTVPVYCGPVGSGDGLMAMNAALAAGHPIALWRTGAHDHTDCAEFHERADRLLADAVGAWGVRGRVRSLRTRATDPAAGPEARAAYAWAESIAILLDPPDRPPYGGPLEVPPLLGEGEQ, from the coding sequence ATGAGCGCCTTCGACGCTCTCGTGCGCCCCGCACTCGTACGCATCGCGGCTCCCGACGGCGGGTATGACCACGACGGCGACCGGTACTGGGGCACCGGCTTCTTCATCGCCCCCGGCTGGGTGCTGACCTGCGCCCATGTCGTGGCCGAGGGGGGAAGCGCGGTGTGGAGGAGCGAGCCTGCCGTCGGCGTCATCTGGGAGGACGGCCCGACCACCCGGCGGACCACGGGCACCGTCGTGCTCGCCCTGCCGCTCCCCGACAAGCCCGACGCGCCCCCCGACCGCTGGCCCTTCCCCGACCTCGCGCTCATCCGGGTGCCCGGCACGCAGAAGGCGTCGTGCGTGCGCCTCAGTGAGCGCCCGCCCGTCCTGCCCGCCTCCGTCGGGCTGCACGGCTGGTCGCGGGAGACCGGCGAGCTGGGCGTCCGGCACGTCCACGGAACCCTGAACGGCAGCGACGGCAAGGCCCTCGTCACCGACGGGGTCATGCCCGTCGAGGGCTGCTCGGGCGGGCCCGTCGTCGACGACGGGCAGGGCGTCGTCGTCGGGCTCAACAAGGGGCGCGGGCCCGACGGCGGCGCCGTCGTCCCCGTCACCGCCCTGCGCCGGCTGCACGACCTCCCCGGCGGAGAGGCGATGGCCGAGGCGCTGCGCGCCCACGACCGGTACCACCTCCTCAGCTACCACTCCTTCGACGAGCGGCCCGACTGGACCCGCGCCCAGGGGAAACTTCCCGCCTCCCCGGGGCCGAGCCCCGGAGTGCGCACCCAGCTGTACGGGCACTTCGCGGAACTGCCCGCGCCCACCGCGCCCGGCGAGATCCTCGACCTGATCGACCAGGTCAAGGCCTGGATAAGGGACGACGACCTGCCCGACGCCCTGGAGCAGGACCCGCGGACCTGGAGCGAGGGCGCCGGGCTCCTGCGGGGGCTCCGCGCGCCGCGCCGGGACGGCGTCCGCGACCTGGAGCTGGACGCGGTGCTCCTGTACGCGGCCCATGTCGTCCGGCACGTCGGCGGACGGTACGGGCCGAGGGCCGACATCGCGGGCCTCACCCACTGGATCGTCGACAAGGCGGGCGACGCCGACCGCTTCCTGAGGCGCGAGATCGACCAGCTGGTGAGCCCCGGCCGCCCCGCGCCCCTGTCCGTACGCGAACCCCGCGCGCGTGCCGACGTCCTCCTGAAGATCGACAAGCCCGTCTACGGCCGCCGGTACCCCTGGCAGGTCAAGCTCCTCCTCGATGGGCACACCGTCAGCCCGCTCCACTGCGACGACCGGGGCGTCGAGCGGTCCCGGCTCCGGGAGACCCTGCGCGAACCGCTCGCGGACGCCCTGCGGCGCGGCGACAGCGGGCCGCACCTGGCCGCCGTGGAGGCGGTGCTTCCACTGGAGCTCTTCGACGAACCCCTCGACACCTGGCGGCTCGAACCTCCGCAGGGCCCCGACGAGGCCTGGGGGACGAATCTCGGCCAGCGCAGGATCGTCGTCATCCGCGACGTCCGCCGCCACGACCTGGAACCGGCCCCCGAGTGGCGCGAGCGCTGGGAGGCGGGGGAGTGCGGCCCGCTGCACGCGGCGGCGCTGCGCGCCGAGGTGCCCGGCGCGGGCCCGGACGCCCACACCGCGCGCGTACGCCGGGAGACCTGGGCGGAGACGTACGACCGGCTCAGGGACGCGGAGGGCGGCACCGTCCCCGTCTACTGCGGCCCGGTGGGCAGCGGCGACGGGCTCATGGCGATGAACGCGGCGCTGGCCGCCGGGCATCCGATCGCGCTCTGGCGGACCGGAGCCCACGACCACACCGACTGCGCGGAGTTCCACGAGCGCGCCGACCGGCTCCTCGCGGACGCCGTCGGCGCCTGGGGCGTACGCGGGCGCGTGCGCTCCCTGCGCACCCGGGCGACGGACCCGGCGGCCGGCCCCGAGGCACGCGCCGCGTACGCGTGGGCGGAGAGCATCGCCATCCTGCTGGACCCGCCCGACCGGCCCCCGTACGGCGGCCCTCTAGAGGTCCCGCCCCTGCTCGGGGAGGGGGAGCAGTGA
- a CDS encoding AAA family ATPase has translation MSDWRIYRGAGLPHDEIQRLPAPPPWRDFSAGSADDTLAGSDRRLGVRRRLVQNHHPRPAETDAVNAALYLRRPLLVTGNPGTGKSTLAHAVAHELRLGRVLRWPIVSRTTLQDGLYRYDAIGRLQDVQLERAQAGSPGSAAAAPAGIGSYIRLGPLGTALLPSDEPRVLLIDELDKSDLDLPNDLLNALEEGEFAVPELERIADREPVVEVLSDDGRKVPVFGGRVRCTTFPFIVLTSNGERDFPAALLRRCIRLELEAPGEEQVGAMIEAHLGSDAAAGEAEQGLVQRFLNREPGEVIATDQLLNALYLTQHASRAERVTRERIADMLMQPLDQPR, from the coding sequence GTGAGCGATTGGCGGATCTACCGTGGTGCCGGTCTTCCGCACGACGAGATTCAGCGACTGCCCGCCCCGCCGCCCTGGCGGGACTTCTCGGCGGGCAGCGCCGACGACACCCTGGCCGGTTCCGACCGGCGGCTCGGCGTCCGGCGCAGACTCGTCCAGAACCACCATCCCCGGCCCGCCGAGACGGACGCCGTCAACGCCGCCCTGTACCTGCGGCGCCCCCTCCTCGTCACCGGCAACCCCGGTACCGGCAAGTCCACCCTCGCCCACGCCGTCGCGCACGAGCTGCGCCTCGGGCGCGTGCTGCGCTGGCCGATCGTCAGCCGTACCACGCTGCAGGACGGCCTCTACCGGTACGACGCCATCGGCCGGCTCCAGGACGTCCAGCTGGAGCGCGCCCAGGCAGGATCGCCCGGCTCCGCCGCCGCGGCCCCGGCCGGCATCGGCTCGTACATCAGGCTCGGTCCGCTGGGCACGGCGCTGCTGCCCTCCGACGAGCCCCGGGTGCTGCTCATCGACGAGCTCGACAAGAGCGACCTCGACCTGCCCAACGATCTTCTGAACGCCCTGGAGGAGGGCGAGTTCGCCGTCCCGGAGCTGGAGCGGATCGCCGACCGGGAGCCCGTCGTCGAGGTGCTCAGCGACGACGGCCGCAAGGTGCCGGTGTTCGGCGGCCGGGTCCGCTGCACCACCTTCCCCTTCATCGTGCTCACCTCCAACGGCGAACGGGACTTCCCCGCCGCCCTGTTGCGCCGTTGCATCCGCCTGGAGCTCGAAGCCCCCGGCGAGGAGCAGGTCGGCGCCATGATCGAGGCCCACCTCGGCTCCGACGCCGCCGCGGGCGAGGCCGAGCAGGGGCTCGTGCAGCGCTTCCTCAACCGCGAGCCCGGCGAGGTGATCGCCACCGACCAGCTCCTCAACGCGCTCTACCTGACCCAGCACGCCTCCCGCGCCGAACGGGTCACCAGGGAACGCATCGCCGACATGCTCATGCAACCGCTCGATCAGCCGAGGTGA
- a CDS encoding SAV_2336 N-terminal domain-related protein gives MLRTHLEELTRRLRAAGQDPTAEDIADAVWLARWLPGPSPAEPEGPEGPEGAVGPEGHDVRRGTAGDAADGPDRPDGDPDPLRGEDGALREEGTGEEADAGAEDARDSVSLHMAARTTTATQVTGITGNSGPGGRPRRAERGAALPVRAPGANALPGLLGLQKALRPLRDYALAPQRPGEGTLDEEATAERSAAAGILTLVVRPATGRRPDIQLLMDTGPAMVVWSRMVEELRQACQQSGAFRDVHVHRLYDTGDGPPLVTTTSGADGRPRLRPVDQLHDPTGRRLTLIVSDCVGPLWQRGAAQRFLHQWPRNSPLALVQPLPPRLWPRTALPAEPGTFQRSTTPGGHTTFRSDDEPWGPRVPGRRAVPVLTPTPEAFASWTRLHTGHGGNAVRGWAAWLGPEQTLPRTPGTPRVPRREDELLRAFRAGASPGALRLAVHLAAAPLTLPVMQLVQRAMLPDTGPMELAEVLLSGLLRRLPGPTPYPCFSYPPGIQQHFLGSLDPSAAALVLKHCSAYVERNFGQGMRNFPALAAARLSGADTGAAAERDAARGTGLPEETDEPLGPEGAETELFARIPARVLRFYHPDLITPDPLTEARRLLDQGRGQSDPTLLAGARERAEAALPDEPVEARIVLARALYAEAGTAAARRTGRRPELLDQAAETLVRAGELARAGGEAWAEARLELAVVHHALWRDTDEPGHLDAALTALEGDAESWPETARHTLHLRRGRLLLARGEGEAAAGELGAALTLHESAAAFLDLADALHLAEAEPGRVRRVLDRAEPLLGDARALRLRFTTARARLYDTEGDGAAADAAYEEATLLAPADSEQRGPLLLTWGGSLLRRAEAGTGTAPVDRAEGVLREALTRLPAGAPERARARSLIGSVLALRFHRAGFLPDLFESRHLLEQALRGTQDPGDRAEVWLQLGRVRLELAEVARDGVIGDALTAYRNAAEDSRTAHGDDPGTVTGARALHAQGAVLWLMGRPVRARATLRAASEQWRRLTGRLVEVDWEDVERTRALLREVEGVTGAPPGTVSAEARRGISPPWWAWSGIGE, from the coding sequence ATGCTCCGGACGCATCTGGAGGAGCTGACCCGCAGGCTGCGGGCCGCCGGGCAGGACCCCACCGCCGAGGACATCGCCGACGCCGTGTGGCTGGCCCGGTGGCTGCCCGGCCCTTCCCCGGCGGAACCGGAGGGGCCGGAGGGACCCGAGGGAGCGGTGGGGCCGGAAGGGCACGACGTACGGCGGGGGACGGCCGGGGACGCCGCCGACGGTCCGGACCGTCCCGACGGGGACCCCGACCCCCTCCGCGGCGAGGACGGCGCGTTACGCGAGGAGGGGACCGGCGAGGAAGCGGACGCCGGGGCCGAGGACGCACGCGACTCCGTCTCCCTCCACATGGCCGCCCGGACCACCACCGCCACCCAGGTCACGGGAATCACCGGGAACAGCGGGCCAGGAGGCCGCCCCCGGCGCGCGGAGCGGGGCGCGGCCCTGCCCGTCCGCGCCCCCGGCGCCAACGCCCTGCCCGGACTCCTCGGCCTGCAGAAGGCCCTCCGCCCGCTGCGCGACTACGCCCTCGCGCCACAGCGCCCCGGCGAGGGCACCCTCGACGAGGAGGCCACCGCCGAGCGCAGCGCCGCCGCCGGCATCCTCACCCTCGTGGTGCGCCCCGCGACCGGCCGCCGCCCCGACATCCAGCTCCTCATGGACACCGGACCCGCCATGGTCGTCTGGAGCCGGATGGTCGAGGAACTCCGCCAGGCCTGCCAGCAGTCCGGCGCCTTCCGGGACGTCCATGTGCACCGGCTGTACGACACCGGCGACGGCCCCCCGCTCGTCACCACCACCTCCGGCGCCGACGGCCGGCCACGGCTGCGCCCCGTCGACCAGCTCCACGACCCCACGGGCCGCCGCCTCACCCTGATCGTCAGCGACTGCGTCGGACCCCTCTGGCAGCGCGGCGCCGCCCAGCGCTTCCTGCACCAGTGGCCCCGCAACTCCCCGCTCGCCCTCGTCCAGCCGCTGCCGCCCCGCCTGTGGCCCCGTACCGCGCTCCCCGCCGAACCCGGCACCTTCCAGCGCTCCACCACCCCCGGCGGCCACACCACCTTCCGCTCCGACGACGAGCCCTGGGGCCCCCGCGTCCCGGGCCGCCGGGCCGTCCCCGTGCTCACCCCGACGCCCGAGGCCTTCGCCTCCTGGACCCGGCTCCACACCGGGCACGGCGGCAACGCCGTACGCGGCTGGGCCGCCTGGCTCGGCCCCGAGCAGACCCTGCCCCGCACCCCCGGGACCCCCCGCGTCCCGCGCCGCGAGGACGAACTCCTGCGCGCCTTCCGGGCCGGCGCCTCACCCGGGGCGCTCCGGCTGGCCGTCCACCTCGCGGCAGCCCCGCTGACCCTGCCCGTCATGCAACTCGTCCAGCGCGCCATGCTGCCCGACACCGGACCCATGGAACTGGCCGAGGTCCTGCTCAGCGGCCTCCTGCGACGGCTCCCCGGCCCCACCCCGTACCCCTGCTTCAGCTATCCGCCCGGCATCCAGCAGCACTTCCTCGGCTCGCTCGACCCCAGCGCCGCCGCTCTCGTCCTCAAACACTGCTCCGCGTACGTGGAGCGCAATTTCGGCCAGGGCATGCGCAACTTCCCGGCGCTCGCCGCCGCCCGCCTCTCGGGGGCCGACACCGGAGCCGCGGCCGAGCGGGACGCCGCCCGGGGGACCGGGCTCCCCGAGGAGACCGACGAACCGCTCGGTCCCGAAGGCGCCGAGACCGAACTCTTCGCCCGCATCCCCGCGCGCGTGCTCCGCTTCTACCACCCCGACCTGATCACGCCCGACCCCCTCACCGAGGCCCGCCGCCTCCTCGACCAGGGGCGCGGCCAGTCCGACCCGACCCTCCTCGCCGGCGCCCGCGAGCGCGCCGAGGCGGCCCTCCCCGACGAACCCGTCGAGGCCAGGATCGTCCTCGCCCGCGCCCTGTACGCCGAGGCCGGCACCGCCGCAGCCCGCCGCACCGGCCGCCGCCCCGAACTCCTCGACCAGGCCGCCGAGACGCTGGTACGGGCCGGGGAACTCGCCAGGGCGGGCGGCGAGGCCTGGGCCGAGGCCCGGCTCGAACTCGCCGTCGTCCACCACGCGCTGTGGCGCGACACCGACGAGCCCGGCCACCTCGACGCGGCCCTCACCGCCCTCGAAGGGGACGCCGAGAGCTGGCCCGAAACCGCCCGCCACACCCTCCATCTGCGGCGCGGCCGACTCCTCCTCGCCCGGGGCGAGGGCGAGGCGGCGGCCGGCGAACTCGGCGCCGCCCTCACCCTCCACGAGAGCGCCGCCGCCTTCCTCGACCTCGCCGACGCCCTGCACCTCGCCGAGGCCGAACCGGGCCGCGTCCGCCGCGTGCTCGACCGCGCCGAACCCCTCCTCGGCGACGCCCGCGCGCTCCGGCTGCGCTTCACCACCGCGCGCGCCCGCCTGTACGACACCGAGGGCGACGGGGCCGCGGCCGACGCGGCGTACGAGGAGGCCACCCTGCTCGCCCCCGCCGACAGCGAGCAGCGCGGCCCGCTCCTGCTCACCTGGGGCGGATCGCTGCTGCGGCGCGCCGAGGCCGGCACCGGCACCGCCCCCGTCGACCGGGCCGAGGGCGTCCTGCGCGAGGCCCTCACCCGGCTGCCCGCCGGGGCGCCCGAGCGGGCCAGGGCGAGGAGCCTGATCGGCAGCGTCCTCGCGCTCCGCTTCCACCGCGCAGGGTTCCTCCCCGACCTCTTCGAGAGCCGCCACCTCCTCGAACAGGCGCTGCGCGGCACCCAGGACCCGGGCGACCGGGCCGAGGTGTGGCTGCAACTGGGCCGGGTGCGGCTGGAACTGGCCGAGGTGGCGCGCGACGGAGTGATCGGCGACGCCCTCACCGCCTACCGCAACGCCGCGGAGGACTCCCGTACCGCCCACGGCGACGACCCGGGCACGGTCACCGGCGCCCGCGCGTTGCACGCTCAGGGAGCGGTCCTGTGGCTGATGGGCCGTCCGGTACGGGCCAGGGCCACGCTGCGGGCGGCGAGCGAGCAGTGGCGGCGGCTCACGGGGCGGCTCGTGGAGGTGGACTGGGAGGACGTGGAGCGGACCAGGGCCCTGCTGAGGGAGGTGGAGGGAGTGACGGGAGCGCCCCCCGGGACGGTCTCCGCCGAGGCCCGGCGCGGGATCTCACCACCCTGGTGGGCCTGGAGCGGCATCGGCGAATGA